A window of Haliscomenobacter hydrossis DSM 1100 contains these coding sequences:
- a CDS encoding fasciclin domain-containing protein: MRLFTSAILGCLLMSLATSCGSSAAIPQMEDFNAVLKKVGNTTTYQMLIATAGGMPQLLGDKVKGTLIVPTDDAFNQLGGQALMDLMDAQKTADQMSMLKKHVLNLPLSPKKLAAMGSVTTVEGTSITVKNESNVLSFGDAKVISSWQTEEGMVYIVNKVIK, translated from the coding sequence ATGCGATTATTTACTTCTGCTATTTTGGGTTGTTTGTTGATGTCTTTGGCCACCAGTTGTGGTAGTAGTGCAGCCATTCCCCAAATGGAAGATTTTAATGCCGTACTCAAAAAAGTAGGCAATACCACCACGTATCAAATGTTGATTGCAACAGCAGGCGGAATGCCTCAGCTGTTGGGTGACAAGGTTAAAGGCACCCTGATTGTACCCACCGATGATGCTTTCAATCAACTGGGAGGACAAGCTTTGATGGATTTGATGGATGCCCAGAAAACTGCGGATCAAATGTCGATGCTCAAAAAGCATGTCCTGAATCTACCCTTGAGCCCTAAAAAACTGGCTGCAATGGGTTCTGTTACGACCGTAGAAGGCACCAGCATTACCGTAAAAAATGAATCAAATGTTCTTTCGTTTGGAGATGCCAAGGTGATTTCCAGTTGGCAGACGGAGGAGGGGATGGTGTATATCGTTAATAAAGTAATCAAGTGA
- a CDS encoding CHAT domain-containing protein, translating to MNAQSTLSAPVAMFTFANEQNGQSYLRNLPVEYQDLVAIFSAKIQSGQNLELVHRTNSTYRILLDLLQQQYHQERIVFFHFGGHAGNEGLQVEEDGAGSAKMSPEAIVSALSVHKNTLKFVFLNACHTQEIGRALLDAGIPVVIGTSSSVSDQVAIQLAVRFYKGISENLSVQQAWDQASLEVQDLKTGQLRKASGVESDEDEETLLSWVLMDQGNEAAKAALSWTLSQSTADLLLGLPPLPKDISLPAVPFQFLQSYGRDQARIFWGRNQPIRDFFKLINDESSNSVLLLHGLSGVGKSSFLNAGVMPRFAENQIFCLDIKKTAKKPWALLCEVFGLSAEVDAAQLGENWQQWEAKTTKPLFIMIDQFEEIAHPGFLHELDIFFAKIRTAFAPRPMGKLILSFRKEYLAEIMNACETADLHFTHFVLGPLSATSIKEVVNGVSSSPSLKNHFKVEHEPGLDAALAQLLLNNPDLPLAPVLQIVMSNLWERSGTTRTAKRIFSLEILNGLSREGLGMDKFLGVQLQKVAETHPAEVATGLAIDVLHFHTSLLGNCQNHTQVQTEAYYGRSLDLLLKKLCEAYLLVELDGEPLAFTLAHDTLGPVVQQYFNASTTPGQQANRLAQSLNIAAKHEAFQQNPDSFLLNEDQILTLEKGKEGMRKLSKDEEALLLQSRTALELAQQKKRRNTLFLYTLASALGLFLLAFMLVLIQSNRNSKANALMYQATALENEDPTQARNLYQKSIKLHSTAQAWKNLYGLQRREVFYTQLQAPIGKDINAGAIGGRGKQVAYCVPVESGYQIKLFQLEQDRSKLLETLEVGSQISNLSFASTSNRLLGAGLDHILHWWSMAGYDEPLNVQDPLKGVAHMAISPDEKWVVLAEENKDSIKVFSTDQRRMKYTFHLDVQANAAIQSLAIVAGGGTCLIALKSGQILRYDQQLQKITIWKSNVPSIQHLQWSASGKWLLVLGKKLELWSSESIFHPTARPLQVFQLSTLGLKATLDSTEQRLLLCDAKGDASLYEIATQQKLFTLRSKEGGIIAAEFGAKDQSIITLNSQGAIWSWAMPAIAPVYQGPSRALGLLNAQGDQAVFAVDDTLFWADFPKLSNVHKEVIPGFLIQSMASDPSGKILLLGANDGRVAWYHTGKANQPEYLLPEANGSLVLHCAVSTKGKLGISADDQGSLAFWNVEKNKLIKRVQPFEGGIAALAFDPQDETLFLLSHNSEVQIWNANTVEKKAQLSLKSDEYRSICILPGKKQFYLGSGNGKIYHYNTRGQCLDSLDQNAGVVGMAFAPHQHLLLSVTEEGRINFWDLNQKQIFQHLGSQGRVSSLQMTTDGQWILALPALGGEEFPKIWWNNGVRKPWVID from the coding sequence ATGAACGCTCAATCTACTCTTTCTGCCCCCGTAGCCATGTTTACTTTTGCCAATGAGCAAAACGGGCAATCCTATCTAAGAAACCTTCCTGTGGAGTACCAGGATTTAGTAGCTATTTTTAGTGCCAAAATACAAAGTGGACAAAATCTGGAACTGGTTCACCGCACGAATTCTACTTACCGGATTCTTCTCGATTTACTGCAACAACAATACCACCAGGAACGGATTGTTTTTTTTCATTTCGGAGGGCACGCCGGAAATGAAGGCTTACAGGTCGAAGAAGACGGTGCGGGCAGCGCTAAAATGTCTCCTGAAGCCATCGTTTCCGCCTTATCTGTCCATAAAAATACCCTCAAATTTGTATTTTTGAATGCCTGCCATACTCAGGAAATTGGTCGTGCTTTACTTGATGCGGGTATCCCGGTGGTGATTGGGACAAGTAGCAGCGTATCGGATCAAGTTGCCATTCAACTGGCGGTTCGGTTTTATAAGGGCATCAGCGAAAACCTGTCCGTCCAGCAGGCCTGGGATCAGGCTTCTTTGGAAGTTCAGGATCTCAAAACAGGTCAATTAAGAAAAGCTTCTGGAGTAGAATCAGATGAAGATGAAGAAACTTTATTGTCCTGGGTGCTGATGGATCAAGGCAATGAAGCGGCCAAGGCGGCCTTGTCCTGGACTTTGTCTCAGTCTACCGCAGATTTGCTCCTCGGATTACCGCCCTTGCCCAAAGACATCTCTTTGCCTGCGGTTCCATTTCAGTTTCTGCAAAGTTATGGTCGGGATCAGGCCCGGATATTTTGGGGAAGAAACCAACCCATTCGCGATTTTTTCAAACTCATCAACGATGAGTCATCCAACTCCGTTCTGCTTTTGCACGGCTTATCTGGTGTTGGCAAATCTTCATTTTTAAACGCGGGAGTGATGCCCCGTTTTGCTGAAAACCAGATCTTCTGTTTGGACATAAAAAAAACCGCTAAAAAACCATGGGCTTTACTTTGTGAGGTGTTTGGTTTGAGTGCTGAAGTAGACGCCGCCCAACTCGGTGAAAATTGGCAGCAATGGGAGGCAAAGACAACAAAACCTTTGTTTATTATGATCGACCAATTCGAAGAAATTGCCCACCCAGGCTTTTTGCATGAATTGGATATTTTTTTTGCCAAAATCCGCACTGCTTTTGCCCCCCGACCCATGGGCAAACTGATCCTATCCTTTCGCAAAGAATACCTGGCTGAAATCATGAATGCTTGTGAAACGGCCGACCTACATTTTACCCATTTTGTATTGGGCCCTTTATCCGCTACTTCCATTAAAGAGGTGGTGAATGGGGTGTCGAGTTCGCCGAGTTTGAAAAATCATTTTAAAGTAGAGCACGAACCCGGCCTGGATGCTGCGCTTGCCCAATTGCTGCTCAATAATCCTGATTTACCTTTGGCACCAGTGTTGCAAATTGTGATGTCTAATCTTTGGGAAAGGTCAGGAACAACTCGGACCGCCAAACGAATTTTTTCCCTGGAAATTTTAAATGGACTATCCCGGGAGGGACTTGGAATGGATAAGTTTTTGGGAGTACAGCTCCAAAAAGTTGCCGAAACTCACCCCGCCGAAGTAGCCACAGGTTTGGCCATCGATGTACTTCATTTTCATACCAGTTTATTGGGAAATTGCCAAAACCATACCCAGGTTCAGACGGAAGCCTATTATGGAAGGAGCCTGGATTTGCTGTTGAAAAAACTTTGCGAAGCCTATTTGTTGGTAGAATTGGACGGAGAACCACTTGCGTTTACACTCGCCCATGATACTTTGGGGCCAGTAGTACAGCAGTATTTTAATGCGTCCACTACTCCCGGGCAGCAAGCCAATCGTTTGGCGCAAAGCCTCAATATTGCTGCAAAACACGAGGCTTTTCAGCAAAACCCGGACAGTTTTTTATTGAATGAAGACCAGATTCTAACCCTTGAAAAAGGGAAAGAGGGGATGCGGAAATTGTCAAAAGACGAAGAGGCATTGTTGTTACAAAGTAGAACGGCCCTGGAATTGGCCCAACAGAAAAAAAGGCGGAATACATTGTTCCTGTATACCCTGGCGAGCGCCCTGGGTTTATTTTTGCTCGCTTTTATGCTTGTGCTGATCCAAAGTAACCGAAATTCCAAAGCCAATGCCTTGATGTATCAGGCTACCGCACTGGAAAATGAAGACCCTACGCAAGCCAGAAATTTGTACCAAAAAAGTATTAAACTGCACAGTACGGCTCAGGCCTGGAAAAACCTGTATGGGTTGCAGCGCAGGGAAGTGTTTTATACCCAATTGCAAGCACCCATCGGAAAAGACATCAATGCCGGGGCCATCGGAGGTCGTGGAAAGCAGGTGGCTTATTGTGTACCCGTTGAATCGGGCTACCAGATCAAGTTATTCCAGCTTGAGCAAGACAGGAGCAAACTGCTAGAAACCCTGGAGGTCGGCAGTCAAATCTCCAACTTGTCGTTTGCTTCAACATCAAATCGCTTGTTGGGGGCGGGGTTGGATCACATCTTGCATTGGTGGAGTATGGCCGGTTATGACGAGCCGCTCAATGTACAAGACCCTCTGAAAGGTGTTGCGCACATGGCCATCTCGCCGGATGAAAAATGGGTAGTCCTCGCCGAGGAGAATAAAGACAGCATCAAAGTATTTAGCACGGACCAGCGACGAATGAAATACACTTTTCATCTGGATGTTCAAGCTAATGCAGCTATTCAATCGCTGGCCATTGTTGCAGGAGGGGGAACCTGTTTGATTGCGCTCAAAAGTGGACAAATTTTACGGTATGACCAGCAGCTTCAAAAAATAACAATATGGAAAAGCAATGTCCCCTCTATCCAACATTTGCAATGGTCGGCAAGTGGGAAATGGCTGCTGGTGCTGGGGAAAAAACTTGAACTTTGGTCAAGTGAGTCGATATTTCATCCAACTGCACGTCCTTTGCAGGTTTTTCAACTCAGTACTTTGGGACTAAAGGCAACTTTGGACTCCACTGAACAACGTTTGTTGCTGTGTGATGCAAAAGGTGACGCCAGCTTGTATGAGATTGCTACCCAACAAAAACTATTTACCCTGCGCAGTAAGGAGGGAGGAATCATCGCTGCTGAATTTGGCGCAAAAGACCAGTCCATCATCACCCTCAACAGCCAGGGCGCCATCTGGTCATGGGCCATGCCCGCTATTGCGCCAGTATATCAAGGTCCATCAAGAGCACTTGGCCTGCTAAACGCCCAGGGAGACCAGGCGGTATTTGCAGTGGATGACACCCTCTTTTGGGCCGATTTCCCCAAGCTGTCGAATGTTCATAAGGAAGTGATTCCAGGTTTTTTGATTCAATCCATGGCGAGCGACCCCAGTGGAAAAATACTGTTGTTGGGTGCCAATGATGGTCGAGTTGCCTGGTATCACACCGGGAAGGCCAATCAACCTGAATACTTGTTGCCTGAGGCCAATGGCTCACTTGTGCTCCATTGTGCTGTATCTACCAAGGGCAAACTAGGGATCAGTGCTGATGACCAGGGGAGTTTGGCGTTTTGGAATGTAGAAAAAAACAAGTTGATCAAACGTGTTCAGCCTTTTGAGGGAGGGATTGCCGCTTTGGCTTTTGATCCACAGGATGAAACATTATTTCTGCTCAGTCACAACAGCGAAGTGCAAATTTGGAATGCCAATACGGTGGAGAAAAAAGCGCAATTAAGCTTAAAGTCGGATGAGTATCGCTCCATTTGTATCTTGCCTGGCAAAAAACAATTTTACCTGGGCAGTGGCAATGGAAAAATTTACCACTACAATACCCGGGGGCAGTGCCTGGATTCTCTGGATCAAAATGCCGGGGTCGTTGGTATGGCTTTTGCTCCCCATCAGCACTTGCTCTTGAGCGTTACGGAAGAAGGACGTATCAATTTTTGGGACCTGAACCAAAAGCAAATATTTCAACACCTGGGTTCTCAGGGCAGGGTGTCATCCTTACAAATGACAACAGATGGCCAATGGATTTTGGCCTTGCCTGCTCTTGGCGGAGAGGAATTCCCCAAAATTTGGTGGAACAATGGTGTGAGAAAACCTTGGGTAATTGACTAA
- a CDS encoding PKD domain-containing protein, protein MKTVLLSLLVLPFYLFGGEPLTILHQNGVFYLNREPLIQKAAGLPSDKKAYWKYHWEFGDNQYYLPQAGRGERVKHYYAKPGDYSVKVYLTPYYSNRRDTLIQRTFRISVGSPVTTESILNNGKLVDIKTNVDDELIPGANIRLILHFKVPKNGPGLSHGRLMIGFNDPGELHHAGLKFLPLAMDGKGDLSPVNTSILPDSNSWKYREYLGHGKRVVYGFSSLQGGEERRVFLTIRASHDLLKAMEKLKSKRAVKTSINAIWVPSNEKFNPITMKAAYTLTILPVHDPNRIRVDLREATFFPKGQPELEYTVQFENNAEGIVRKMEISIPWDRTLISGKVKMIKMDPEVMVCSSEHDHDKFPTGCLEVDSSSANHGGQMRFIFHNIYLSGTKTEDTKNKYAKGKIVFTVPRNNQRKDQTDLQATIKFIGGNTEKTNHARTDWRYKTLGLKFGYNVNPALKGFSNAADLQNSFPLGLWYQNMPLKSGLGIALEAQYLPLQFEGYSIQRLDQSRAFTEGAVMATRDFLELKNLDLNVFLKYQIGGVFSVGVNAGIVMPVVGQGRTSSIVYNFNEVIKRYNVDIDDILNFDPADVYADFKEDGTGKPTTFNSLQRFGWTQKAVDENWMGQSTDSSRPLGFSGGIALEAGLGGDIMAGYRQQFRYLPASYYNQCMNVMSAEVYLKIRMARFR, encoded by the coding sequence ATGAAAACTGTATTGCTAAGCCTCTTAGTGCTACCCTTCTATCTATTTGGAGGAGAGCCTCTTACCATTCTACACCAAAATGGGGTATTTTACCTCAATCGCGAACCACTTATCCAAAAAGCGGCGGGTCTGCCTAGCGACAAAAAAGCTTATTGGAAATACCACTGGGAATTTGGCGACAATCAATATTATCTTCCACAAGCGGGCCGTGGAGAGCGCGTGAAGCACTACTATGCCAAACCAGGGGATTACTCCGTAAAGGTGTACCTGACGCCTTATTACTCCAATCGCAGAGATACCCTGATTCAACGTACGTTCAGAATTTCAGTAGGTTCTCCCGTCACGACCGAATCGATACTGAACAATGGGAAATTGGTCGACATCAAAACCAATGTAGATGATGAATTGATTCCGGGTGCAAATATCCGCTTGATTTTACATTTCAAAGTACCCAAAAATGGACCTGGCCTGAGCCATGGCCGGTTGATGATCGGGTTCAATGACCCCGGGGAACTACACCATGCAGGGCTCAAGTTTTTACCCCTGGCAATGGACGGAAAGGGAGATTTGAGTCCGGTAAATACAAGTATCCTGCCTGATTCCAATTCATGGAAGTATCGCGAATACTTGGGGCACGGGAAAAGAGTAGTTTATGGATTCTCGAGTTTACAAGGTGGTGAAGAGCGTAGAGTGTTCCTGACCATTCGGGCCAGCCATGATTTGCTCAAGGCCATGGAAAAACTAAAATCCAAACGTGCCGTAAAGACGAGCATCAATGCGATTTGGGTACCGAGCAATGAAAAATTCAACCCGATTACGATGAAGGCCGCTTACACCTTGACGATCCTACCCGTACACGACCCCAACCGGATACGTGTTGATCTGCGTGAAGCAACTTTTTTCCCAAAGGGGCAACCCGAATTAGAGTACACGGTACAGTTTGAAAACAACGCCGAAGGAATAGTGCGCAAAATGGAAATTTCAATTCCCTGGGATCGAACCTTAATTTCGGGGAAAGTGAAGATGATCAAAATGGATCCAGAAGTAATGGTTTGCTCCTCCGAGCACGATCATGATAAGTTTCCCACCGGATGTTTGGAAGTAGATAGTTCTTCGGCCAACCACGGTGGTCAAATGCGGTTCATTTTCCACAACATCTATTTGTCTGGAACCAAAACCGAGGATACCAAAAACAAGTACGCCAAAGGTAAAATAGTGTTCACTGTACCCCGAAATAACCAAAGAAAGGACCAGACCGACTTGCAGGCCACCATCAAATTCATCGGTGGAAACACGGAAAAAACCAACCATGCCCGCACCGACTGGAGGTATAAAACCCTGGGCCTGAAGTTTGGCTACAACGTAAATCCCGCGCTGAAAGGGTTTTCAAATGCAGCAGACCTGCAAAATTCTTTCCCGCTTGGCCTTTGGTATCAGAATATGCCCTTAAAAAGTGGCCTCGGTATTGCCTTGGAAGCCCAGTATTTGCCCTTGCAGTTTGAAGGATATTCCATTCAGCGACTCGATCAGTCCCGAGCATTTACTGAAGGTGCAGTAATGGCTACAAGAGATTTTCTAGAGCTCAAAAACCTGGATTTGAATGTATTCCTCAAATACCAGATCGGAGGAGTATTCAGCGTGGGGGTAAATGCTGGAATTGTAATGCCTGTAGTTGGCCAAGGTAGAACAAGTTCGATCGTGTATAATTTCAACGAGGTGATCAAGCGATATAACGTGGACATAGATGACATCCTAAATTTTGATCCAGCGGATGTTTACGCGGATTTTAAAGAAGATGGAACCGGAAAGCCCACTACGTTCAATTCACTGCAGCGCTTTGGCTGGACGCAAAAAGCCGTGGATGAAAACTGGATGGGCCAAAGCACAGACAGCAGCCGTCCGCTAGGATTCTCGGGAGGGATCGCCCTTGAAGCAGGTCTTGGTGGCGATATCATGGCGGGTTATCGGCAGCAGTTCAGGTATTTGCCCGCTTCCTACTACAACCAGTGTATGAACGTCATGAGTGCTGAAGTTTACCTCAAAATCCGCATGGCGCGTTTTCGCTAA
- a CDS encoding sensor histidine kinase yields MKSQKHCAALRRGLFLLTIMMTMHINFLAQTPLSTPTKALLSSNLNTTPRSDFLMPYFDQIEYWHETNPDSAFQLLHFVAQNISSKSPSFEQAVLQFWKARLTYKSDPNGILEEALAQAMISASSFTVQKQFFWAVRANNLVVSILLAQNKIDKAGARLKQTIQSAKSLQPELPKVSSLWGDLYTTRAVYLEYLQAGRQTVIKNLHRSLFYYQKAGDSKGIANLYLNLANYSLNPASALNYRKKAITYYQRINYNIGLRNAYLDIGRAYQKKYSDEGREHDFGLALQALKRTQLYLPERKRNDCEIDNTLGELYHEKAHQQPEFQQKKLLLDTANRYYQLAFYAAKKEGNFEILQSNVKHRSDICALQGNCQELAVEIAQAYQQFGKKHVKALEGAYLSLNGFEKQQIETNARQQQRIVLLGSGVIMLILLGLFGIWSQRNYIRNLKKSAELKMEALRAQMNPHFISNTLNAIDSLVNHQRNSEASRYIIQFSRLSRMMLHHSRQPFIALSEELKFLQYFLSLEKLRLGDKLTYDIILDPQLRPTELAVPPMILQPFVENSIWHGIQKKQTAGACIISIKKLNETSLECLVEDDGIGRKKSKELDEKSVFEHRSLGLSITEERLSALHKLKGTALSIEDLYDTGGNARGTRVVVQLPLLPYRDELAPEHS; encoded by the coding sequence ATGAAATCCCAGAAACATTGTGCTGCATTGCGGCGTGGACTTTTTTTGTTGACAATAATGATGACGATGCACATCAACTTTTTGGCACAAACCCCCTTGTCTACTCCTACAAAAGCATTACTCAGTAGCAACTTGAACACGACCCCTCGTTCTGATTTTTTGATGCCTTATTTTGATCAGATTGAGTATTGGCACGAAACAAATCCAGATTCGGCCTTCCAACTTTTGCACTTCGTAGCGCAAAACATATCCTCAAAATCACCTTCTTTTGAACAAGCGGTTTTGCAATTTTGGAAAGCACGGCTTACCTACAAAAGCGATCCCAATGGCATTCTGGAAGAGGCTCTGGCACAGGCCATGATCAGCGCTTCCAGTTTTACGGTACAGAAACAATTTTTTTGGGCAGTTCGGGCCAATAATTTGGTGGTCTCTATTTTACTGGCTCAGAACAAAATTGATAAAGCTGGCGCCCGGCTCAAACAAACCATTCAATCGGCTAAGTCTCTTCAGCCTGAACTACCCAAAGTAAGTTCATTATGGGGCGATTTATACACCACCCGAGCCGTTTATCTTGAATACCTCCAGGCTGGTCGGCAGACCGTCATTAAAAACTTACACCGCTCTTTGTTTTATTACCAAAAAGCGGGAGACTCCAAAGGGATCGCCAACCTCTATTTGAACTTAGCCAATTATAGTCTAAACCCCGCCTCTGCCCTGAACTACCGCAAAAAAGCCATTACTTATTACCAGCGCATCAATTATAACATCGGCTTGAGGAATGCTTACCTGGATATTGGGCGGGCGTATCAAAAAAAGTACAGTGATGAAGGCCGTGAACATGATTTTGGGTTGGCTTTGCAAGCACTAAAACGCACCCAATTGTACTTGCCTGAACGGAAAAGAAATGATTGTGAAATAGACAACACCCTTGGAGAACTGTATCATGAAAAAGCTCATCAACAGCCCGAGTTCCAACAGAAAAAATTACTTTTGGATACTGCTAACCGCTATTATCAGCTCGCTTTTTATGCAGCAAAAAAAGAAGGGAATTTTGAGATACTCCAGTCCAACGTTAAGCACCGATCAGACATATGTGCACTTCAAGGGAATTGCCAGGAACTGGCGGTAGAAATTGCACAAGCTTATCAGCAGTTTGGAAAAAAACACGTGAAGGCTTTAGAAGGAGCCTACCTCAGCCTGAATGGTTTTGAAAAACAGCAGATTGAAACCAATGCGCGTCAACAGCAACGCATCGTGCTGCTCGGTTCGGGGGTGATTATGCTGATTTTATTGGGGCTTTTTGGCATCTGGTCTCAGCGCAATTATATTCGCAACCTCAAAAAATCTGCGGAGCTTAAAATGGAAGCACTGCGCGCACAGATGAATCCTCATTTTATATCCAATACCTTGAATGCTATTGATTCCCTGGTCAACCATCAACGCAATAGCGAAGCATCCAGGTACATCATTCAGTTCTCTCGACTTTCGCGCATGATGCTTCATCATTCTCGGCAGCCTTTTATCGCTTTGTCGGAAGAGCTCAAGTTTTTACAGTATTTTCTGAGCCTTGAAAAATTGCGTTTGGGCGACAAGTTGACCTATGATATCATTCTTGACCCCCAATTGAGACCGACCGAACTGGCCGTACCACCGATGATTTTACAGCCCTTTGTAGAAAACTCCATCTGGCATGGAATCCAAAAAAAACAAACCGCAGGAGCTTGTATTATTTCCATAAAAAAACTGAATGAAACAAGCCTGGAATGCCTGGTTGAAGATGATGGGATTGGCAGAAAAAAATCCAAAGAACTGGATGAAAAATCGGTTTTTGAACACCGCTCCCTAGGCTTGAGCATCACCGAAGAACGATTAAGCGCTTTGCACAAATTGAAGGGCACTGCACTATCCATTGAAGATCTATACGATACTGGTGGGAACGCTCGGGGGACAAGGGTCGTGGTACAGCTCCCTCTTCTTCCATACAGAGATGAATTGGCCCCGGAACATTCATGA
- a CDS encoding HesB/IscA family protein, whose protein sequence is MLFVAESAKERIAEIRSQGELGADYFVRVSVTSGGCSGLSYNMDFDNESKPNDQVFEDNGIKVVTDLKSFLYLFNSTLEFSGGLEGKGFFFNNPNAARTCGCGESFAV, encoded by the coding sequence ATGCTTTTTGTAGCCGAAAGTGCAAAAGAAAGAATTGCGGAAATACGCTCACAGGGAGAGCTGGGAGCAGACTACTTCGTAAGGGTATCGGTTACCAGTGGCGGTTGTTCGGGTTTGTCCTACAACATGGATTTTGACAATGAGTCCAAACCCAATGACCAGGTCTTCGAAGACAACGGCATCAAAGTTGTCACTGACCTGAAGAGCTTCCTTTATTTGTTCAATTCCACCCTCGAATTCTCGGGTGGTTTGGAAGGCAAGGGCTTTTTCTTCAACAACCCCAATGCCGCGCGCACTTGTGGTTGTGGGGAGAGCTTTGCGGTGTAG
- a CDS encoding GNAT family N-acetyltransferase gives MEAEISIITYSGAQVAPFLEDVARLRIEVFRAYPYLYEGTMDDEHEYLRTYLHSPDAAIVIARDDDKVVGASTCIPLQAEPDHVKAPFLEKGYDINTIYYYGESVLLPDYRRKGIGVGFFEHRERKARTLQHFDWVCFCAVERPAEHPLRPTDYIPLNHFWKRRGFHETELVCTMSWKDVDEDQPSSKPLRFWMKELI, from the coding sequence ATGGAGGCAGAGATTTCAATCATTACTTATTCGGGGGCCCAAGTAGCACCTTTTTTGGAGGATGTAGCCCGCTTGCGCATTGAAGTTTTTCGGGCATACCCTTACCTGTATGAAGGAACGATGGATGATGAGCACGAATACCTGCGTACTTATCTCCATTCACCGGATGCAGCCATTGTAATTGCTCGTGATGATGACAAAGTTGTGGGTGCCTCCACGTGCATTCCCCTCCAGGCAGAACCCGATCACGTTAAAGCACCTTTTTTGGAAAAAGGGTACGACATCAATACCATCTATTATTATGGTGAGTCGGTCTTGTTGCCCGATTACCGCAGAAAAGGGATTGGAGTTGGATTTTTTGAACACCGCGAACGCAAAGCGCGGACACTTCAACACTTCGATTGGGTGTGTTTCTGTGCAGTAGAGCGGCCCGCTGAGCATCCGTTACGCCCCACCGACTATATCCCGCTGAATCATTTTTGGAAACGACGTGGTTTTCACGAAACCGAGCTGGTCTGCACCATGTCGTGGAAAGATGTGGACGAAGATCAACCAAGTTCCAAACCATTGCGTTTCTGGATGAAAGAACTCATTTAA
- a CDS encoding carbon-nitrogen hydrolase family protein has translation MRNATELKPGEIRLGVVQWLVRNFASVEIFLDKIEHQVQSFANYGVDFVLYPEYFSMPLLTLFPAAKERDRLVAMTSITNHLMEEISRMAHTYQVNVITGSIPELSPGGELRNATYLCKRDGSVEKYLKIHLTPYEKHAWHMVPGNKLGVFDTDCGRIGIQTCYDVEFPELGRLYADAGVQILFVPFSTDSQEGFFRVRHCAQARAIENECYVAIAGCVGYLPEVSAIEFQYGESAIFTPSDYAFPQGAVKSQLPANVESIIVSDVDLELLHNLHHRGSVRNLQDRRKDLYHLQASDKLKMPLEIDLEKTISNS, from the coding sequence ATGAGAAACGCTACTGAACTGAAACCCGGCGAAATTCGCCTGGGGGTCGTCCAATGGCTGGTAAGGAATTTTGCGTCAGTGGAAATTTTCCTTGACAAAATCGAACACCAAGTCCAGTCTTTTGCTAATTATGGTGTTGATTTTGTGCTCTATCCGGAGTACTTCTCTATGCCATTGTTGACCTTGTTTCCAGCCGCCAAAGAACGCGATCGGCTGGTTGCCATGACGTCGATCACGAATCATCTGATGGAAGAAATTTCACGGATGGCGCATACCTATCAGGTCAATGTCATTACGGGGAGTATACCCGAGTTGTCTCCGGGTGGAGAGCTGCGCAATGCCACTTATTTATGCAAACGAGATGGCAGTGTGGAAAAATACCTCAAAATTCATCTGACTCCCTATGAAAAACATGCCTGGCATATGGTGCCTGGCAATAAGCTAGGGGTGTTCGATACGGACTGTGGGCGGATTGGCATTCAAACTTGTTACGACGTAGAATTCCCGGAATTGGGGCGTTTGTACGCCGATGCCGGCGTGCAAATTCTATTTGTGCCTTTCTCAACCGATTCTCAAGAAGGTTTTTTCAGGGTTCGGCATTGTGCTCAGGCACGAGCCATTGAAAATGAGTGCTATGTAGCCATCGCCGGTTGTGTTGGTTACTTGCCTGAAGTCAGCGCCATTGAGTTTCAATACGGCGAATCGGCCATTTTTACACCTTCAGATTACGCATTTCCACAAGGTGCCGTCAAATCCCAATTGCCCGCCAATGTAGAGTCCATCATTGTCAGCGATGTCGATCTGGAGCTCTTGCACAATCTGCATCACCGCGGCAGTGTGCGCAACTTGCAAGACCGCCGCAAAGACTTGTACCACCTTCAAGCCAGCGACAAATTAAAAATGCCGCTGGAAATAGATCTGGAAAAGACCATCAGTAATTCATAA